The stretch of DNA TCGGTTCAAAGCCTGATTTTGATAATCTGGATCCCCTCCAGCTTCAGTTGAAGGAGAGATTGCGGGGAAAGAAATTCTTGCTTGTTTTAGATGACGTTTGGGAGGAAGATTATGCTGAGTGGGACAATTTGCTTACCCCCCTGAAGTGCGGAGCACAAGGGAGTAAGATTCTTGTCACAACACGGAATGAAAGTGTAGCAACAGTCATGAGAACTGTTCCAACTCATTATCTAAAAGAATTAACGGAAGACAGCTGCTGGGCCGTGTTTGCGACTCATGCATTTCGAGGTGAAAATCCCAATGCTTATGAAGAGTTACAAGAAATTGGTAGAGCAATAGCGAGAAAGTGTGAAGGCCTTCCTCTAGCTGCAATAACACTCGGAGGTCTGCTACGCACCAAAAGAGATGTCGAGGAGTGGGAGAAGATATTGAAAAGCAATCTATGGGATTTACCCAATGACGATATCCTCCCAGCTTTGAGATTAAGTTATCTTTATCTCCTGCCACATATGAAGCAATGTTTTGCTTATTGTGCCATATTTCCGAAAGACTATTCATTTCAAAAGGATGAGTTAGTGCTCCTGTGGATGGCAGAGGGCTTCTTAGTCCACTCTGTAGATGATGAGATGGAAAAGGCAGGTGCTGAGTGCTTTGATGATCTCTTGTCAAGGTCGTTTTTCCAGCAATCAAGTGCCTCTCCCTCATCATTTGTGATGCACGATATCATGCATGACTTGGCTACACATGTGTCCGGTCAATTTTGCTTCGGCCCGAATAATTCTTCCAAGGCGACTAGAAGGACCCGACATTTATCACTCGTAGCAGGTACGCCACATACTGAAGATTGTTCTTTCAGcaagaaattagaaaacatcCGTGAAGCTCAGCTTCTACGCACATTCCAAACTTATCCACACAATTGGATCTGTCCTCCCGAATTTTATAATGAGATCTTTCAGTCAACACATTGTCGCCTACGAGTGCTATTCATGACTAATTGTAGAGATGCATCTGTGTTGTCATGTTCAATTAGCAAGTTGAAGCATTTGCGGTATTTGGATCTTTCCTGGTCAGATTTAGTAACGTTGCCTGAAGAAGCGAGTACTCTTCTCAATTTGCAAACGTTGATCTTGGAATATTGCAAACAACTTGCTAGTCTACCTGATCTTGGAAATTTGAAGTATTTACGACATCTGAATCTTCAAAGAACAGGAATCGAAAGGTTGCCTGCATCTCTGGAAAGGTTAATCAACTTGCGGTATCTTAACATCAAATACACGCCTTTGAAAGAGATGCCACCACATATAGGTCAACTGGCAAAGCTCCAAAAGTTGACTGACTTTCTCGTGGGAAGACAGAGTGAGACTAGCATTAAAGAATTGGGAAAGCTACGACATCTACGGGGAGAACTTCATATTGGGAACCTTCAAAATGTGGTGGATGCTCGGGATGCTGTTGAGGCAAATTTGAAAGGTAGAGAGCACCTTGATGAGCTGAGGTTTACATGGGATGGTGACACTCATGACCCGCAACACATAACAAGCACACTTGAGAAATTAGAGCCAAATAGAAATGTGAAGGATCTTCAGATTGATGGTTATGGAGGTTTAAGGTTTCCGGAGTGGGTAGGAGAGTCCTCTTTCTCAAATATAGTGTCCTTGAAGCTCAGTAGATGTACAAACTGCACCTCCTTACCACCGCTCGGGCAATTAGCTTCTTTAGAGTATCTCTCAATTCAAGCATTCGATAAAGTTGTGACTGTGGGCTCTGAGTTCTATGGGAATTGTACTGCTATGAAGAAGCCATTTGAATCcctcaaaacattattttttgaaaggatGCCAGAGTGGCGGGAGTGGATTTCAGACGAAGGCAGCCGGGAAGCCTACCCTCTTCTTCGGGATCTTTTCATCAGTAATTGCCCCAACCTTACAAAGGCGCTACCTGGTCACCACCTTCCAAGTTTAACAACACTTTCAATTGGAGGATGTGAGCAGCTCGCGACTCCACTTCCTAGGTGTCCAATCATCAATTCAATTTACTTGCGCGATGCTTCTCGTACTCTGGGCTGGAGGGAATTAGATTTACTTTCAGGGTTGCACTCTCTCTATGTTTCTCGATTCAACTTCCAAGACTCCCTACTCAAGGAAATCGAGCAAATGGTATTTTCACCCACTGATATAGGAGATATTGCAATCGACGGCGTTGCTTCTCTCAAATGCATCCCACTGGACTTTTTCCCCAAGCTAAATTCTCTTTCTATCTTTAACTGTCCAGATCTCGGATCACTCTGTGCACATGAAAGACCTCTCAATGAGCTCAAATCTCTTCATTCTTTGGAAATCGAGCAGTGCCCTAAATTAGTTTCATTTCCCAAAGGAGGATTACCTGCTCCAGTCTTAACACAACTTACGTTACGACATTGCAGAAACTTGAAGCGGTTGCCTGAGAGCATGCATTCCCTCCTCCCATCCCTTAACCATTTGCTAATAAGTGATTGTTTAGAACTTGAGTTGTGTCCAGAAGGGGGTTTTCCCTCCAAATTACAATCACTTGAGATTTGGAAATGCAACAAACTCATTGCAGGCCGCATGCAATGGGGCTTGCAAACGCTCCCTTCGCTTTCACACTTTACAATTGGTGGCCACGAAAATATTGAATCCTTCCCTGAAGAGATGCTTCTGCCCTCAAGTCTTACATCTCTTACAATCCATTCCCTAGAACACCTGAAATATCTTGACTACAAGGGACTTCAACACCTCACCTCTCTTACAGAATTAGTGATATTTCGCTGCCCTATGCTTGAGTCCATGCCAGAAGAAGGGTTGCCCTCCTCCCTTTCTTCTCTTGTAATTAACAATTGTCCTATGCTGGGTGAAAGTTGTGAAAGGGAGAAAGGTAAAGATTGGCCCAAGATTTCTCACATTCCTCGCATAGTTATTTTCCCAACATCAGCGGAGCAAAAGAGTAGCAGTTAAAAGGAGCTACtaaatagtttattttctaCTAAATATATTGAGGTATTGCTACtaaatagtttattttcttttcagtaaTCAAAGGCAATTTCAGTTAAAATTTGTCATGTTCCACTATTAATTCTATGCTTTTTTTTAGGCAGGATCCAAATCCAACTTTCCACTTACAGTTCATGAAGGGTTTGTCACCCTTCCTTCTTGCCAGAACAATATGCACAGGATAAAATTGATCTGCTTGCTCCCTCAGGTATGACTCATTGTGAAAATTGAACTTTTCCATTCGATGTTCTTTCTCAGTTACTCTGTATTTCTCCACCATTATTAATTCTTTGCATTTTCATGTCAGTATCACCAATTGCCCATTGCAGAGTGGAGCACCATAGTTTCACAAAACAAGATTGCTTTGCCTGCAAACCAACAGGTTTTTCAAATATCATTACGTAGCTATTTGTGTATTTTACGTATCCTTTCCATGCTCTTGGTCTAAATCCTCCATTGTTTCTTTGCAGGATTCTGATCCAAATTTTCTTCTACAAGCGTGAGCGGCTCATAAGTTTGGATGAATGAAATACAGATATTTTCTTCCTATTGTCTCTCATTCCTCTTCATATACAACATAAATAATCATCATTCtatttcaatatcttttttgctataattaatttttaaagttgatttgatTAGTATTGTACTTTTCTCATTCTAACATTTGTGGTTAGAACAAAGTAATTTTCACTGGATTTTGGTTCAAATTCGTTACATAAAttgcttcttaaaaaaaattaacaatttaaacaaGACAGGGAGAATGATCAATaggagctgctgctgctgtttctGAATGGCAAGCATTGCCTGAATTTGTTGCCGCCtccttaatttttcaatcatttccTGAGGTGTCATTCTCTGGGGTTTCACTGGacaatttaaacaatttaaaggTCATTTCAATACCTTTGGCTTCTTTCCTTTGAATCCAAATTCAAATCCTACTATTGTTCCTCTATCCTGTAATTCTGCTGCGAATAAAGACATGCTTAgtgaaatattaaattcaataccTTTGGATCATCACATGCTTCAGATTTTGAATTTAGTAATAGCAAATCCATTgctaaaaaggattaaaaaaatattaaattatttaagtaaTCTGCAACGGATTTTTCATTGTTGACGCGGCAAAATCAAATCTGCAActgattcaaaatataaattaaagccttaattatataaaatctccattctctccttttctgcatcttcaaaaattcaaatttttttctccatCTCTTTCTCTAATCCATTCGCCttcttcaaaaattcaaaatccaaaaacttttgatttatctttttttattattatttaactttgattaaaaaacatttattccaTATAAAGCtgaagttaaaaaacaattttggagTGCAGGCAAGGCTTTTTCcagtcaaatttattttatggtgcACAGGGTTATTCTTGAAGTTAACTTTCATAAAAGAAGCAGATACAAAAGGAGGAGATAATATAAAATTCGTCCGTATTGGAATCACAATTCAGAATCAAGTGAAAGTGGCCAATGTCACTCAAGAGAGCAGGCACTTGCAAATCTACTAATAATTATTGGAGCATCACCCTTTCGCACAATCAACAGAAAGGATTAAAGCACAGAAAGTCATCATCTCGAGAACTCACAGCAAAGAGTTCAATGTTGTAGTAGATATGTAGCTATATTAACAACATTAATACTTCCAGAATGCACAAATGCGACTTCTTGATAGTTACGCTGCTAAAGACATTTACAAATCCCCATCAATACTGGTGTTTATTCCTCATGACCCTCATTTGGTGATGATCCAGTGAGCtgacaataaaagaaaacctCGGCATTACCAGTAAATCGATATAATCGCCATTGCAAGCATAATGCATGCATGGAAGAGATTCAGGTAGGAATTACCCTTGTCTTCATTGAGAGGCTTTAACCTCCCTAGCTCCTTCATCTGCAGGCCCATTGTTTGATGCATCCTCTGAAGCGTTTAAGCAAGGATTGCTTTTACACTGACTGACAGCCTGAGCATTGGTCAAGAGACTAGAAAGTTGAGACCCCTTTTGCGAAAAGTTTGGTTTACTTTTTGGAGTCTCAGGCAGGCTTGCCGTTGACAGCTTTGCTAGGCCCATTGTCTTGTGCTCACACGGGAGCTTAGTTGAAAAAGGTGATTCAGGTGTATCAGGATGCTTCCCAGGAATATCCATCGGTCTATGAAACAGTAAATGAGCCACAGTCCGGTCTACGGGATTGGTCTCTGTTTCCACCTCAGGCATCTTAACCACCCTGCAGTATACTCATAAAATCCATGAGGAAAATGACAGGCAAGTTTGAGATTGCCATACTCTAAACAAATTgataaacaaattgataaacACTTGATTAATTTTGTGCAAGCAAATTGAGTAATTTGAATTGGGAAGGACGAGGTGTAAAGGAACAAACCCGTTGGAATAAGAAACAATCACATTGTCGTAGACAACAAAAAATCGAGTTtcagatcaaaacaatttagaaatgcattaaaataatattttttatttttttaaaattatttttaacaccatcatatcaaaacgatatgaaaacataaaaaaatttattttatgcaaaaaaaaattgaattttgagggAACCAAACATGCTCTAGCTACAAATGTCAGTTTAATATCTGCCTCTACCTAGGTCGGCCTACAATACCAAAGCTTCTCTCCTACAAATGTCAGTTTAGTATCTGCTTCTACCTAGGTTGGCCTACATACAATACCAAAGCTTCTCTCAACTAAATCAAGAAATGATGACCAGCACTCACAATCATAACAGAACCAATGGAAGCGAACTACTACATAGTTGATCAACAAGGTCAAATTCAGTCAAGTTTTTAAGGAAATCCAGTGAAAGAGGAACCTAAAATTTTCTGTTCAGATTTTCTTCAACTTCTAAGAACAAGCACGGCCTTAATTGAATTGTTTCAGTCACTATTCCTCCATTGTAAATAGAAGATACCACTTTCAATATTCATTTCTAGAAcgagaaaggaaaacagaagATGGTGATGGCATTAAAAGATCCTAATTTAACATTTCCATagagaaaaaatgttaagaaaaaagagaggatagattaaatttgaaaacagaAGCATGAGAAATGCATTGCCTTAACCAACCTTCTTTGACTGCTGGTTTCCTCTTTTGCAGCAACTTGTTCGTCCCTGCTACTATTGTTTGTGCTGCCAGTATCACTAGCATAATGCCTTTGCATTGCACTTTGAGCCAGCCGGAACAAGCTATCCCGAATACAAAGTCTAATTCTGACATCCAACTGTTGTAAAACATTGGTTTGGAATTGTAACCAAGTACAAATTATTTAGCAGGGAAAGAATGCACTAGTACGTGAAGCATACCTttgaaataatatcttgaagCCTGTAGAGTACCGTGTCCTCCATTGAATAATCATTAACCGCCAGAGAGATTGTATTGGAATCATCTTGCTCAATAGGTGAGTTTGGGTCAAATGAAGCAAGTGTACTTAGATCCTCTACTTCAAGGTCAGCTCCTTCAACATGctgaatttgattttcttgggaACACTTTTGATGAacaagctgctgctgctgtttctGAATGGCAAGCATTGCCTGAATTTGTTGCCGCCTccttaatttttcaatcttttcctGAGGTGTCATTCTCTGGGGTTTCACTGGACAGTCAGCTAACTTGTTTATAGGATTTGCATTGCCTGAAGAAACTTCATAACCAGAAAGTTTAGGTCGATGATTAAATGACTAgaaattttgttggaaagtCAGAAAACTTTAGCAGGATTCGCATTACCTGAAGAAACTTCATAACCAGAAGCTAAAGGTTGATGCTTAAAATCCCCAGACTGAATGTGGGACAACACAGGCATAGAATATGGAATTGTAATACTTCCGTATGCAGAAGGGGCCACAAATGGATTGGATATCTGCTGGTACTGCAACTGCTCGGAACCCTGTAGCTGCTTCTGTTGGCTGAGAATTGAAGGGGGAGAAGATTGCATAATTTGGGGTGCAAAATGATTCTTAAGCTGACAGGCTGGGATTCCAGATGAAGTCCAGTTTCCATAAAAATCTTGGGATGATTTCAGTTCACCTTTTTCTTCCAGTTTTTCCCGACCTTTCAAGATCTTCTTTTGCCTGTAAGTCTGGTCACAGAACTATAATAAATAGACAAATTACTTATAGAATAGATCAACGTTTTAACCATCTAGACCTGCAGCGGAGAGTGACTAAGGCACAGTTAGTATTTTAATTCAGTACATGGTTTGTAAGGATAtattcaatgttattttttttttttaactgtaacTTACGATCCAAAGGGCTTCTATTGTTCAGAATATATTGAGGTATTAGCTAAACTATGCCAAGGAAACAGAATTTGCATGTCCCTGGGAAGAGTGGATGTCATGCTAGAAATATAAGTAACTGATGCCTCCTGAATTTTCACATGTTATTCCTTTCTCCTTCCTACTAACAGAAAACCACACAATGGCTTTACTTTAGGCAATCGATATCATGGTTAAGTCATGGATTTGACATCCAGGATAACTTAATTGATGCATTATTGAAGTCATGACTAAATCATGTAAATCCATATTCACCCAACATCCAAGTTTATTCtcattccaaaaaataaaactaaaaataatagcaagaaATATGGAGAGACGAAGaggaatttaaataatataatttctcttttctgtCGCCATTTGCCATTCCAGATTAATATGTGGAAACCACACTGTATTAGTGAAAGGATCACAATATCAAGATTTTCCAACTTCAATTCACTGATCTAACTTTTCTTGAATCCTGGACAAAAGAACTTAGAGCGTCAAAAGATCATAGCAggattctaaaaaacaaaaattgtattTGGTGCTTATTGAGTCTAAAAGTTATCCTGAATGAAAAGGGGGGAAATCAGTAACATGTCTGGTTCAGTatcaagattttgaaaataccaaaaggaagaaaaaaaaaaggtacctTGTTTGCCAATTCATTTGGCAAAGCACCATTTTCTTCCGTCAGTTGAGAGTTAGCCGCCGTGTTCTTTCCCACAACAGCCAAATCTGTCtgcaaaagcacaaaaaaataaaataaaaaatgctaagCTTCTCTCAGCTCCTGCACTTGAGCATGAGGCATTAATAAGTAAACTCATCACTGAAAATTGAGTAACTATACCTGCTCCTTCAGTATAGGCTTGTTTTCAGCTTCATCATATTCTACATGATCAAGGCTTGCCTGAGTATTCTGCAGACCATGAGATGCAGGATCGTTCATTTTTCCATACCCAAGGGTAAACAGCCGGTCCTCTTCTTGTGCATACTCTTCTCTCGAAGCCACAGATATTGGAAAGGGCTTTACCGGGCTGTTAGTTATATCTTTAGAAGAAGACCATAGCTCATCCGCATTACCAAGATTTACATTGCCAAATATTGGGTCATCATTGCTGCAAAATCACCACTTGTGAGGATATTGAGTCAGATGGTTATCACTGTTCTCCaacaaaatcaagataaaatataaaacataagaaCACAGTGAAGAACAGAAATGCAGGAAAGCCCTTCCACTATTGAACAAGCTCACCAATTCCTTACAAATCCAGTGCTGCTATATTACATTCTTTCTGCCATTTATACTTGTAATTGAGGATATTGTGCTGCTAAAAACTGGCTTCCTTCAGGTTCTTTTCCCAATTAACCAAATCAAGCCAAGGATCAAAAACCACAAATTTTCAAACAACTAGTCATTTTTTGTTAGTGTTGCTTTTAGCAGACAGCACTTATTTGGAAAAGGATATAGATCCAAAACAGAAGAAACTACATTTATTAAAAGAGTCTGGTTGTTTTTCCATCACAACAACACTCCTGTACTACATGATTCTTTTCTTCTGAAATGAAAATAGACAGTGagcaaaattattttgttcgcGAAACTTTCAATTCACTTTCAGTAATAAGAAATTGTTCAAATTATCAGAATAATGAGATGTACAAGCTTCCATATCAGGGTGCTGCTGACCATCTTTCATTTAGGTGCAGAAAGTAAGAAATGGTAACTGTGCTTTACCTAAAAATTCGATCAAGATCATCAAAGCTTCCAATGCTAGCCCagccataatcaacaaaatCACCTTGCTCTTTACCTTCATgggaattttgaaaaatctcaGTGTCCTTATCAAGATGATCTGtctccacattaaaaaaaaaaaaggaattagaaTGACAGCAGCATGTACTATGCTATGAAAACATCACCAACTCATCACCCTATCTACATTTTTTCCTTGTAATTGAAATCTCATCACCTGCTGATGAATCAAGTTTGGTAATGTCAGTTAAATTGTTAGAGATTGAAGTTTCCAAGGAATCCTGCTCAGTTTTGGCAGCATTAGATGAGGACAAGTTAGGCCATCGGTCCATGTCAAGTCCTAAGGAAGAAGTTCCTTCACTTGTGTCAACATTCGAAATGCTCTCCAGCTTTCTGCCATCAGTATCAACTTTAGCCCCAGGTGCCTTCTGCTCACTAGATTTAATGGTGCTAGCTTCTTCATTCGATTCCTTTTTCTTGCAATAATCTTCACTTGCCTCTGGATATGGCACGATATGGTCATCACTATCATCAGCCTCACCCCATATTATGTTCGTAAGCTGAAAGGATAGTGAGTAAGCATCATCACTAAATGTGGGATACATGAGAAGAATGAAACAGTCACAAGTTAATCTCTGGGTAACTTAGCAAGACTATTTTTCCCAACATAATATTCTGAATAATGCACTAATTAATCAGTTCAGTTCCTTGTAAGGTGTGCGTGGGCACATATGAGCACACATGTGTGTACGAGAGAGAGTTGCTAGTGTCAATGAGTTGggaacaaaatatttaattgagtcatgcagaaaatactaaaatgttctcaattgtgttaaaaataaaatagaaagtaGAAGCCGTTGGCATGATTCATTTaaaatttgcaacaaaattaaaaagagaaaagaaaataaaaggaggagATGGCCCAAAGCATGCTCTCAATAAGATGAAGTACGACCTAAAGCTTCATTGCATGTACAGAGCACTTTGGAAACTTCAGTCTGGACAAATAAACCAAGGCAAAGTATCTTCTTTTTGGAACTAATTTCTTCACAGTAAGATATAACATCTAACGCTACCTGCATCACTTTCTCAAGGTCCTCTCTGACTCGAATGATCATAAACCTTCTCAAATCCAATTTAAAGAAGATTCCCTTTCTCACTATTCGTTGGTATTATTTGACACCAAGTTCACAACCAAACTTCACCAATAAGTGTCACCGGAGAAAGAAACTTAGGTGCCCTAATACCATAAATAAAAcctattcaataaaaattagaCAATATTTTATAGCTGTACATCTATAACCAAAGTAAAAggccaaaattcaaaatatccaAAAGAAATATTACCTACTTATATGCCAAAAATGGCTAAAACTCTGAATCCTGAAAATGTGAATCAAAGGTATCTCTAACTGATGCACCATCAGCAGTCTCCTATTTTGACTTGTGATTAATGACCTAGCAGTTCACTTCAACAACATCATTGAAAGGTCCCTAGTGAACATAAGTTTGAATTTCAGACCCAGCAAGAAGAAGTACATTTTCCAGTAGGCATGCATATCACCTTTTTATCAATATCCATGGAAGACAAACCAAgcaatatcaagtttttttctgctggatatccaataaaaaatacctCAAAGTGTGAGCATCTTTAAGGAGGATATCACATTGCACCCCATCAACTGATCCACAAAAAAATTTGCATCTTTCCATCAGTTCCAAGCTACTTTGTAAGGAAAAGGGAGGGAAGTGCCTTCAAAGATACCTTCTTCATAGCTTCTTTAGATATGAATCCACACGACTTTCGTAATCACTATGCGCAGCTTCTCTTATCATCACAAGCTCCATCTCTTTACGCATCCTAACTTCAATCGCCGAATTCTTCCCTCAgttcccaagaaaaaatatattcttccCTCCTCCAGCCCTTTCCCTACATGTTTCCACCAGCTTCGTAGCAATACGGCCCGTGAAAACAACTCCCAAATTAAAACACTTGAGAAGCTCTAATAATTTTCCACAAAGACCtacttttcttattatttcttcACTCTATGTCAGTGTGCCACATTCAAATACTACTGATCGATTCTTCCTCGTCACAACCACTCACTTTCCCCTAAATCCCATACCACAACCACTCCTTAATCTTCAACTAAATCAATATCTCTCATCACTTATGAAAACTCCATCTAATTTACAAATGAATCACACCATTTGAACACTTTGCCAATTCCTAAttccttcaaaattttaatccattaaaaaaaaaaaactgcaagtCATGCTTTTTCACTTCAACACAGTTCTCCTTATAACCAATCTTCCAATATAACCATACTCTAAAACTAACCcataatcctaaaaaaaaaaacatttcttcttcaaattagtcctaaaaaacttcaaaatacaAGTAACTATCCATTTTAAACAAGATCAGTGAAATCTAAAAGCAACCCACAAATCCAATTCACAAATCAACTGCATATTCCAAAATagataatggaaaaaaaatgatttagttACCTCTTCGTCGTTCCAATCAAACATAGCTAAAGAAACCAGAACAGATCACAAAACGAAAACCCAATTCACATATTATATCTTGAATTATCTCACACATCGCCAATCCTTCAAAACCttcaccaaaaaaagaaaaaaagaaaacattaacttac from Populus trichocarpa isolate Nisqually-1 unplaced genomic scaffold, P.trichocarpa_v4.1 scaffold_67, whole genome shotgun sequence encodes:
- the LOC18097188 gene encoding protein LNK2 isoform X5; this encodes MFDWNDEELTNIIWGEADDSDDHIVPYPEASEDYCKKKESNEEASTIKSSEQKAPGAKVDTDGRKLESISNVDTSEGTSSLGLDMDRWPNLSSSNAAKTEQDSLETSISNNLTDITKLDSSADHLDKDTEIFQNSHEGKEQGDFVDYGWASIGSFDDLDRIFSNDDPIFGNVNLGNADELWSSSKDITNSPVKPFPISVASREEYAQEEDRLFTLGYGKMNDPASHGLQNTQASLDHVEYDEAENKPILKEQTDLAVVGKNTAANSQLTEENGALPNELANKTYRQKKILKGREKLEEKGELKSSQDFYGNWTSSGIPACQLKNHFAPQIMQSSPPSILSQQKQLQGSEQLQYQQISNPFVAPSAYGSITIPYSMPVLSHIQSGDFKHQPLASGYEVSSVSSGNANPINKLADCPVKPQRMTPQEKIEKLRRRQQIQAMLAIQKQQQQLVHQKCSQENQIQHVEGADLEVEDLSTLASFDPNSPIEQDDSNTISLAVNDYSMEDTVLYRLQDIISKLDVRIRLCIRDSLFRLAQSAMQRHYASDTGSTNNSSRDEQVAAKEETSSQRRVVKMPEVETQTNPVDRTVAHLLFHRPMDIPGKHPDTPESPFSTKLPCEHKTMGLAKLSTGSLSETPKGKPNFSQRGSQLSSLLTNAQPVRQCKSNPCLDASEDASNNGPADEGAREVKASQ
- the LOC18097188 gene encoding protein LNK2 isoform X3, translating into MFDWNDEELTNIIWGEADDSDDHIVPYPEASEDYCKKKESNEEASTIKSSEQKAPGAKVDTDGRKLESISNVDTSEGTSSLGLDMDRWPNLSSSNAAKTEQDSLETSISNNLTDITKLDSSADHLDKDTEIFQNSHEGKEQGDFVDYGWASIGSFDDLDRIFSNDDPIFGNVNLGNADELWSSSKDITNSPVKPFPISVASREEYAQEEDRLFTLGYGKMNDPASHGLQNTQASLDHVEYDEAENKPILKEQTDLAVVGKNTAANSQLTEENGALPNELANKTYRQKKILKGREKLEEKGELKSSQDFYGNWTSSGIPACQLKNHFAPQIMQSSPPSILSQQKQLQGSEQLQYQQISNPFVAPSAYGSITIPYSMPVLSHIQSGDFKHQPLASGYEVSSVSSGNANPINKLADCPVKPQRMTPQEKIEKLRRRQQIQAMLAIQKQQQQLVHQKCSQENQIQHVEGADLEVEDLSTLASFDPNSPIEQDDSNTISLAVNDYSMEDTVLYRLQDIISKLDVRIRLCIRDSLFRLAQSAMQRHYASDTGSTNNSSRDEQVAAKEETSSQRRVVKMPEVETETNPVDRTVAHLLFHRPMDIPGKHPDTPESPFSTKLPCEHKTMGLAKLSTASLPETPKSKPNFSQKGSQLSSLLTNAQAVSQCKSNPCLNASEDASNNGPADEGAREVKASQ
- the LOC18097188 gene encoding protein LNK2 isoform X10; this encodes MFDWNDEELTNIIWGEADDSDDHIVPYPEASEDYCKKKESNEEASTIKSSEQKAPGAKVDTDGRKLESISNVDTSEGTSSLGLDMDRWPNLSSSNAAKTEQDSLETSISNNLTDITKLDSSADHLDKDTEIFQNSHEGKEQGDFVDYGWASIGSFDDLDRIFSNDDPIFGNVNLGNADELWSSSKDITNSPVKPFPISVASREEYAQEEDRLFTLGYGKMNDPASHGLQNTQASLDHVEYDEAENKPILKEQTDLAVVGKNTAANSQLTEENGALPNELANKTYRQKKILKGREKLEEKGELKSSQDFYGNWTSSGIPACQLKNHFAPQIMQSSPPSILSQQKQLQGSEQLQYQQISNPFVAPSAYGSITIPYSMPVLSHIQSGDFKHQPLASGYEVSSVSSGNANPINKLADCPVKPQRMTPQEKIEKLRRRQQIQAMLAIQKQQQQLVHQKCSQENQIQHVEGADLEVEDLSTLASFDPNSPIEQDDSNTISLAVNDYSMEDTVLYRLQDIISKLDVRIRLCIRDSLFRLAQSAMQRHYASDTGSTNNSSRDEQVAAKEETSSQRRVVKMPEVETETNPVDRTVAHLLFHRPMDIPGKHPNTPESPFSTKLPCEHKTMGLAKLSTGSLSETPKDNPDILSAGRQ
- the LOC18097188 gene encoding protein LNK2 isoform X11, with the protein product MFDWNDEELTNIIWGEADDSDDHIVPYPEASEDYCKKKESNEEASTIKSSEQKAPGAKVDTDGRKLESISNVDTSEGTSSLGLDMDRWPNLSSSNAAKTEQDSLETSISNNLTDITKLDSSADHLDKDTEIFQNSHEGKEQGDFVDYGWASIGSFDDLDRIFSNDDPIFGNVNLGNADELWSSSKDITNSPVKPFPISVASREEYAQEEDRLFTLGYGKMNDPASHGLQNTQASLDHVEYDEAENKPILKEQTDLAVVGKNTAANSQLTEENGALPNELANKTYRQKKILKGREKLEEKGELKSSQDFYGNWTSSGIPACQLKNHFAPQIMQSSPPSILSQQKQLQGSEQLQYQQISNPFVAPSAYGSITIPYSMPVLSHIQSGDFKHQPLASGYEVSSVSSGNANPINKLADCPVKPQRMTPQEKIEKLRRRQQIQAMLAIQKQQQQLVHQKCSQENQIQHVEGADLEVEDLSTLASFDPNSPIEQDDSNTISLAVNDYSMEDTVLYRLQDIISKLDVRIRLCIRDSLFRLAQSAMQRHYASDTGSTNNSSRDEQVAAKEETSSQRRVVKMPEVETETNPVDRTVAHLLFHRPMDIPGKHPETPESPFSIKLPCEHKTMA
- the LOC18097188 gene encoding protein LNK2 isoform X8: MFDWNDEELTNIIWGEADDSDDHIVPYPEASEDYCKKKESNEEASTIKSSEQKAPGAKVDTDGRKLESISNVDTSEGTSSLGLDMDRWPNLSSSNAAKTEQDSLETSISNNLTDITKLDSSADHLDKDTEIFQNSHEGKEQGDFVDYGWASIGSFDDLDRIFSNDDPIFGNVNLGNADELWSSSKDITNSPVKPFPISVASREEYAQEEDRLFTLGYGKMNDPASHGLQNTQASLDHVEYDEAENKPILKEQTDLAVVGKNTAANSQLTEENGALPNELANKTYRQKKILKGREKLEEKGELKSSQDFYGNWTSSGIPACQLKNHFAPQIMQSSPPSILSQQKQLQGSEQLQYQQISNPFVAPSAYGSITIPYSMPVLSHIQSGDFKHQPLASGYEVSSGNANPINKLADCPVKPQRMTPQEKIEKLRRRQQIQAMLAIQKQQQQLVHQKCSQENQIQHVEGADLEVEDLSTLASFDPNSPIEQDDSNTISLAVNDYSMEDTVLYRLQDIISKLDVRIRLCIRDSLFRLAQSAMQRHYASDTGSTNNSSRDEQVAAKEETSSQRRVVKMPEVETETNPVDRTVAHLLFHRPMDIPGKHPDTPESPFSTKLPCEHKTMGLAKLSTASLPETPKSKPNFSQKGSQLSSLLTNAQAVSQCKSNPCLNASEDASNNGPADEGAREVKASQ